GCATTCGCTACAACAACTTCACCGCTCCCTACAATTTCGTGAAGCTCTAGTTGCTACGGCTCTCGTCTCCAGTCAACCCATAACGGGCCAAAAAGCGGGACAAGTTCACCACCTGGCAACGGTAGGATCCCTGCATCACCAGTCGCTCCTGTTGCCGGATCTCCACCTGCAATTCAATCCGCCTCCCCTCCACCCCCATCACCTCGACCTGCACCCGCAAGGGATCCCCCGGTAGAGCGGCGGCCTGGTGTTCCAGCTGAAAGGAAATGCCTACTGCCGTCTCGTCAGCCTCATAGAAGGGTTGCAGCGTCGTGTGGCTGCACCGCTCGATCAAGGTCAACAAAGCCGGGGATCCGATCACCTTCACCCCCAGGTTGCCCAAAGTCTCTGCCGTCTGTTCGGGGCCAGGGATCCCTTGCCAAGTGCCACAGGTGCCAAGAGGAACGGGTTTCATCGGCGGGGTTGCAAACGCACCTGTTGCCAAACACGCCAGCCCTGCCAGAGCAAAAGCAACAGCAGCAGGACGCCGCCGATTCCCCCAAGCACCAAAGCCCGTTCCAAGCGGGTGGCATAAAAGCCCGTCACTGTCCAATCCCGGCTGAGGCTAGCCCCCAAAATGGCCATCACTGTCAGGCACAACCCTTGTGCACCCCCAAAGCCCAGCGCAGCCCCCCCTGGGGATCCTGAACGCCAAAACACCGGCTCCATTCCCGTCAGCGGGACGGAGTCCATGACCGCCAACACCAAAGCCGTCATCAAAGCCGCCAACAAAAAGGCTGCCTGCGGTTGAGCGTGAATGAAGTATCCTACCCCCAGCGGCAAGATCAAGGCGGCCACCGTCAACCCAATCCCGACTCGGCGAGGGTTGTCTTGCCCGTACAGCCCCTGGATCAGCGCCGCCAGCAGCATACCCGCGATGCCCAGGTACAGGGCTGCCGACACATAGGGCTGGGTAAGGTCAATCCCAGCAGTCTGGAGATTAAACTGGTGCAACAGGTTTTGCAACAAGGGTCGGGCTGCCAAAAACAGGGCCGCCATCGCCCCCCAACGGCTGGGGAAAGCCAAACACCCCAACCCCAGCAGTGCCGCCCCGTAGGATCCCCCCAATCGTAGCGCCAGCAACGCTCCGCCTCCCACCAGCAGCAAACCCAAACAAGCCCGCCAGAGCAGCAGGCCCCGTTGGACAGATGGATTGGCAGATTGACCCGCCGAGGCGGCTTCACCAGGGTTAGACAAAGCCGACAAAGAGTCTTGAGCCTGCAACCCCAACAAGCCCCAGGAGAGCAGCCCTCCCACCCCGTACAATAAAGCCCAAAAGGGATCCTGATACAAACCATTGCGAACCAAGACCAGCGCCAAGGTGGTGGCCACCAGCCACCCCACCCCATGGCCCAACACCCAGAGTAGCCCAGACGAGGTAGATTCCCCCTCCGGAGTGGTCAGCAGGGGCACCGTGCCCGCCACCAAACTCAAAGCCGCCAACCCAACGGGCAACAGCACCTGCCAAGGGATATCCTGGTCGGCTCCCATCTCCATCAACCGGGATCCCCAGGCAAAGGCCGCGATGCCCATCCACCCTTGAGCCAGCGCCAGCAGCAACGGCATCCCTTCTGTCTCTGCCCCAGCAGTGGGTTCCCCCAGTCGCCCCACCAGCGGGATCCCCACCAGGCCCAATCCCAGCCCTGCCGCCGTCAACCCAGCCACCCCCATCTCAAACCCCTGCACACTTGCCCCAGTAGCCAAACTGAGCAGCAGCACCCCCAGCCCCTGTCCCGCTCGCCCACAGCCCCTCAACGCCAGCAGTCCCACCCCCACCAGCCCCCCCAGCAACAGGGCGACAGGCACAGTTGCCGGCAATTGACCCAGCCAAAACCCCAGCGCCACCACGGCCACCAAGCCCAAGCCCAAGCCCAGATCCCAGGGTGGGATCCCCGCCCAGCGACGGTAGCGGATCCCTTCCAACAGCAGCACTACCAGGCCAATCGCAGCGGCAATCACCAAAATTCCGGTTACCATTTGCCCCATCCTTTTAACCCTTCCCCAACTATCGCCTATCGGGATCCGGTCAGCATCGGCGAAAGGTTTGCCCCTCACCCCAGACCCAGTCGGGGGAGAGCAAAGATAAGCTGTAGAAGTGCGGCTACCAGACGTTCATGTCTCCAGAACATTACAAATTTGATCTCTTTTTGCGCTACCACCGGGCTCAAGCTCGTTGGGCACGGCAATTGGCGGAGCGGCTGGATCGGGAGGGCTTCAAGGTCTGGTTTGACCAGTGGATGTTGCAGCCGGGGGATGACCGCAGGCTGGAGCTGCAATTGGCGATCGAACAATGCCGCTGGATCGCGCTGGTGGTCTCGCCCGAATTTGTCGGGGATCCCTGGCCGAAAGATGAGCTATACAGTGGGTTTCCCCATGCCCCGGCCCGGCAAAATCAGCGGTTGCTGGCTCTACTGCACACGCCGGTGGATTTGCCCCGACCGATCGAACAATCGGAGCTGTTTGACTTCACCGGCTCAGAAGAGGATGCGGTGCTGTTTGAGTATCGCGCTCTGCAGTTGATGCATTTTTTGGATCCCAGTTTTACCCCGCCAGGGGATCTGCAACGGTTCCGACTGCACTATCGCCGCTCCCAACCTGTGGAAGATGAAGAAGTGCGAGGCTTCCAGGCCTTTCTGCGGGCCATTCAAACGGCGATTGTGCGGATTGCCAGCGGTGAAACCCCTTCTGCCACTCCCGAAGAAGGGGCCCGCCAGATCGCCATTCTGCAATTTATTCAGCGGCTGTTTCAGTGGAATAGCGCCGATATCCAATTTGAGCGGGGGGAAGACTGGCGCAAACGGGGCAATTGGCTGGAGGCATTGGCCGCCTACGACCGCGCCCTGAATATGGATCCCAACTTTGCTCTCGCCTGGAGCCGGCGCGGGGATGTGCTGGTGCGGTTGGCCCGCTACCGGGAGGCGGTGGATAGCTACAACGGATCCCTGACCATCAACCCTTACGACGAGGTAACCCGCCTCAGTCTGGCCTTGATTTTGGGGCGTTTGGGGCAATACAAGTCAGCGGTGGTCAACTACGACAAGGTGCTGGAGAGCAACCCGGAAGATGCGTTGGCCTGGCACAACCGGGGCATTCGTCTGTTGCAACTGAAGCGACCAAAGCTGGCCCTCAACAGCCTCAACAAAGCGCTACGCTACAACCCGAAACAGCCTCGCACCTGGTTAGCCCGTGGGATCGTGCTACGCCGGTTGCGGCGACCCAGTTCGGCAGCGGCCAGTTTTGCCCGCGTTTTGAAGATCAACCCCAAAAGTGCGCGGGTTTGGCGTTTTCAAGGGAATGCTCTGCTGCGGTGCAACCGACTGCGCTCGGCGATTGAGTGTTATAAGCGCTCTTTGCGACTGCGGCGACGGGATCCCGTGACTTTGCATAACCTGGGGGTAGCCCTGTTACGGCTGGGGCAGTATCGACTGGCCAGTGATGCTCTGGAACGGGCCCTGCGCTACGACGCTGACAACCTGAAAAGTTGGTATGCCCGCGGCGTCGCCTTTCAGAAATTGGGCTACCTGAAAGAGGCCTGCATCCACTTCGAGGAAGCCCTGAAGATCGATCCGGAACATTTTCCAGCCCGCTATGCCCTCGCCCTGGCCCGACAGGAGTTGGGACAACATGAAACCAGCCTGGCTCATTTCGAGCGCCTGCTGCAGCAACGATCCCGCAGCTTTGCCTGTGGGTTTGGCCAAGTCACCAGTCTGCGTCGCCTGGGTCGGTTGGAGCAAGCCCGCAGCGCCTGCCAACGGATGATCCGCCTCAACGACCGGGATCCCTTGGGCTGGTTTGCCCTCGGACTGACCTACAGCGACCTGGGGGAGGCGGACAAAGCGGTTCAAGCCTACTCGCGGGTTTTGCAGCTGACCCCCGACGATGCCGTGGCCTTGAACAACCGCGCCTGGGAATCTCTGAAATTGGAGAAACTGGAGCCTGCCCTGGCAGATGCCCAACAGGCCACCCAGCTGGAACCGAATCGCCCTGGCTTTTGGCATACTCTGGGGCTGGTTCAACTGCGCCTCGGGCAGATCGAAGCAGCTCAAACCAGTTTGCAGCGGTGCCTAGAGCTGGATCCCCACTTTCAACCGGCCCAAGCAGCCTTGCAGGATTTGCATCACAACCTGGATCACAAGGACTCTCTCCCGCCGGAGCCAACGGCTTTGCCAGAGTTGGAGACTCTCACCCCCCAACCGGAACCGCAGCCGGTGGACAGGGGTTCTTAACCGGATCCCCTCTTGATGTTCGCTTCTGAGAGCCCCAAAAATCAAAACATGCCAGACTGGATCCCGCCCCTTCCTTACCACCGCGATGGATCCCCGTCTGATTCCCGTTAAACTGCCCAGCAGCCAGTACGACATTTGCATCCATTCTGCTGAAGGGCCTAGCGGCCACAGCCTGATCCAACTGGGATCCCAGATGCGGGCGCGGGGGCTGTCCGGCAAGGCGCTGGTGGTGAGCCATCCAGTGATCGCCAAGCACTTCGCTGCCGGGCTGATGCAGGGGTTGCAAACTGCAGGGTTTACCGCCCAGCTGTGTTTGTTGCCCGCCGGTGAGCGCTTCAAAACCCCCCGCTCCATTGCCAAGATTCACGATGCAGCTCTGGCCTTTGGGTTGGAACGCTCCTCCACCCTGATCGCCCTCGGGGGGGGAGTGATTGGCGACATGGCCGGGTTTGCGGCGGCAACCTGGCTGCGCGGGATCCCGTTTGTGCAGGTGCCCACGTCGCTATTGGCGATGGTGGATGCTTCCATTGGTGGTAAAACTGGGGTTAATCACCCAAAAGGGAAAAATTTGATTGGTGCTTTTCACCAACCGCGTCTGGTGTGGATCGACCCGACGGTGCTGAAAACCCTGCCCGGTCGGGAGTTCTCCTCCGCCTTGGCCGAGGTGATCAAATATGGTGTGATCCAGGCCCCCGATGTGTTTGAGTTTTTGGAAGATCGGCCCAAGCTGAGCCGCTATGCCGACTTTACCC
Above is a window of Thermostichus vulcanus str. 'Rupite' DNA encoding:
- a CDS encoding thioesterase family protein, with amino-acid sequence MKPVPLGTCGTWQGIPGPEQTAETLGNLGVKVIGSPALLTLIERCSHTTLQPFYEADETAVGISFQLEHQAAALPGDPLRVQVEVMGVEGRRIELQVEIRQQERLVMQGSYRCQVVNLSRFLARYGLTGDESRSN
- a CDS encoding toll/interleukin-1 receptor domain-containing protein, with amino-acid sequence MSPEHYKFDLFLRYHRAQARWARQLAERLDREGFKVWFDQWMLQPGDDRRLELQLAIEQCRWIALVVSPEFVGDPWPKDELYSGFPHAPARQNQRLLALLHTPVDLPRPIEQSELFDFTGSEEDAVLFEYRALQLMHFLDPSFTPPGDLQRFRLHYRRSQPVEDEEVRGFQAFLRAIQTAIVRIASGETPSATPEEGARQIAILQFIQRLFQWNSADIQFERGEDWRKRGNWLEALAAYDRALNMDPNFALAWSRRGDVLVRLARYREAVDSYNGSLTINPYDEVTRLSLALILGRLGQYKSAVVNYDKVLESNPEDALAWHNRGIRLLQLKRPKLALNSLNKALRYNPKQPRTWLARGIVLRRLRRPSSAAASFARVLKINPKSARVWRFQGNALLRCNRLRSAIECYKRSLRLRRRDPVTLHNLGVALLRLGQYRLASDALERALRYDADNLKSWYARGVAFQKLGYLKEACIHFEEALKIDPEHFPARYALALARQELGQHETSLAHFERLLQQRSRSFACGFGQVTSLRRLGRLEQARSACQRMIRLNDRDPLGWFALGLTYSDLGEADKAVQAYSRVLQLTPDDAVALNNRAWESLKLEKLEPALADAQQATQLEPNRPGFWHTLGLVQLRLGQIEAAQTSLQRCLELDPHFQPAQAALQDLHHNLDHKDSLPPEPTALPELETLTPQPEPQPVDRGS
- the aroB gene encoding 3-dehydroquinate synthase, whose translation is MDPRLIPVKLPSSQYDICIHSAEGPSGHSLIQLGSQMRARGLSGKALVVSHPVIAKHFAAGLMQGLQTAGFTAQLCLLPAGERFKTPRSIAKIHDAALAFGLERSSTLIALGGGVIGDMAGFAAATWLRGIPFVQVPTSLLAMVDASIGGKTGVNHPKGKNLIGAFHQPRLVWIDPTVLKTLPGREFSSALAEVIKYGVIQAPDVFEFLEDRPKLSRYADFTPADLQHLLVRSAECKAWVVQQDEKEGGLRAILNYGHTLGHALESVTHYRRYLHGEAVAIGMVAAGEIAQRIGWWSVAEAERQRRLIEKAGLPSQWPTGIPWEAVLQAMQADKKVKQGRIRFILPHQIGQAELTDQVNLEQVRAAVEAITAA